One genomic segment of Sorex araneus isolate mSorAra2 chromosome X, mSorAra2.pri, whole genome shotgun sequence includes these proteins:
- the CLDN34 gene encoding claudin-34, translating to MGFAEWRIWHMSSPQGLALVGIWKVCIYQVPRTRVAPFCHSYPFSDSYLPPSLQRVQCVLLLGVILGYLGKVALIMALRNVFMAKTSKTKNYFLMSGFLCTIASICVVLTVIYTYQAVSNKQGIDFPPSFSMPSRPDSQELGIAPLVASLGATMMFLSGLFSLFQKLP from the coding sequence ATGGGCTTCGCCGAGTGGCGGATATGGCACATGAGCAGTCCCCAAGGCCTGGCCCTCGTGGGCATATGGAAAGTCTGCATCTACCAAGTGCCGCGCACCCGCGTCGCACCTTTCTGCCACAGCTATCCGTTCTCCGACAGTTACCTCCCTCCTTCACTTCAGAGAGTCCAGTGCGTCCTGCTCCTCGGTGTTATTCTGGGGTACCTGGGAAAGGTCGCCCTCATCATGGCTCTCCGGAATGTGTTCATGGCGAAGACGTCCAAGACGAAGAATTATTTTCTGATGTCCGGGTTTCTGTGCACCATCGCGAGCATCTGCGTTGTCCTGACTGTCATCTACACGTACCAAGCCGTAAGCAATAAGCAGGGCATTGACTTCCCACCATCGTTTTCAATGCCCTCCAGGCCCGACTCACAGGAACTCGGCATTGCGCCTTTGGTAGCATCCCTGGGAGCCACCATGATGTTCCTGAGtggtttattttcccttttccagaAACTCCCCTGA
- the LOC101542726 gene encoding putative claudin-24 — protein MIGALCLARSLGVLCLLVGQLGCLVALCIPQWLTVSSGLLENEKYVLGLWEACVVQDTGQSVCQASGRGDLAAEMLLVRILMCVACGAGSLGLVLTLLGLTWLRCEGRRGSSLESRATVAGGGLMGFAGLTTLAPVSFIAHVTVQKFWGPGAPTHGPRWEYGNALFIGWMSGFALLTGGLLLVASQLYANKLAEKTTSLTSEAGFPREVQFAQVGVV, from the coding sequence ATGATCGGGGCCCTCTGCCTGGCCAGGAGCCTGGGGGTCCTCTGTTTGTTAGTGGGCCAACTCGGCTGCCTGGTGGCCCTCTGCATCCCGCAGTGGCTGACCGTCTCCTCCGGCCTTCTGGAGAACGAGAAGTACGTGCTGGGCCTATGGGAGGCATGCGTGGTGCAGGACACCGGCCAGAGTGTGTGCCAGGCGTCGGGCCGAGGGGACCTGGCTGCTGAAATGCTGCTGGTTCGCATCCTCATGTGCGTGGCCTGCGGGGCAGGTTCTCTGGGACTTGTGCTCACCCTCCTAGGACTGACATGGCTGCGGTGTGAAGGCCGTCGGGGGAGCTCTTTGGAAAGCAGGGCCACCGTGGCTGGAGGAGGCCTGATGGGCTTCGCTGGCCTCACCACCCTGGCGCCTGTGTCTTTCATTGCTCACGTGACGGTGCAGAAGttctggggccccggggcccccacccATGGGCCCCGCTGGGAGTACGGCAACGCCTTGTTCATCGGGTGGATGAGTGGGTTTGCCCTGTTGACCGGGGGGCTTCTCTTGGTGGCGTCACAGCTTTATGCCAACAAGCTGGCTGAAAAGACGACGTCTTTGACTTCAGAAGCAGGCTTTCCGAGAGAAGTGCAGTTTGCTCAAGTCGGTGTCGTTTAG